From a region of the Betta splendens chromosome 5, fBetSpl5.4, whole genome shotgun sequence genome:
- the si:dkey-183j2.10 gene encoding glutamate receptor U1, protein MQTDEAVNRKRLLLSFVLSFTLFVDMGMCNTVASELRITTIKQEPYTMTKGTQLEGFCMDLLSEVAKKVGFKYRVQLVKDGSYGRQDETGNWNGMIGEVMRGEADLAIAPLTVTAAREKVVGMSKPFMQTGISILLRKDISEETGFFDFLTPFTAETWIGVLIAYLGTAACIFTAARLSPCEWSQPQSEHNRFSLLHSLWYTAGALTLQGAGPHPRALSGRVICCSWWLFTLVLLASYFSNLSSSKISESSHLMVKGFEDLASQDTIEYGCLAGSSTLAFFKNSNNPVYRRVYEHMERTKSFVSSMDEGVRRAKEGNFAFIGESVSLDLAVARHCDLVRAHEVVGMRGYSIAASIGSPIIKNLSVAILQLSEAGELTYLRSKWWASSCMADRARSLSAQPHGLRGMFLVLSLGLGLGTLLAVLELTSKSRKNAVEQKKPCCTLLTEELSLRLRTSSAHKLQENVDKDKEKA, encoded by the exons TGGCATCAGAGCTGAGAATCACAACAATAAAG CAAGAACCTTACACCATGACCAAGGGCACGCAGCTGGAGGGTTTCTGCATGGACCTTCTGTCTGAAGTAGCCAAGAAAGTGGGCTTTAAGTACAGAGTTCAGCTGGTGAAGGATGGTTCGTACGGCAGACAGGATGAGACTGGAAACTGGAACGGGATGATTGGAGAGGTCATGAGAGGG GAGGCAGACCTTGCGATCGCTCCACTGACTGTCACCGCGGCTCGGGAGAAAGTGGTGGGAATGTCCAAGCCGTTCATGCAGACAGGAATCAGCATCCTGCTGAGGAAGGACATCTCCGAGGAAACGGGCTTCTTTGACTTTCTGACTCCCTTCACGGCCGAGACCTGGATCGGCGTACTCATTGCCTACTTGGGGACGGCTGCTTGCATCTTCACAGCTGCGAG ACTCAGTCCATGTGAGTGGAGTCAGCCTCAGAGTGAGCATAACAGATTCAGCCTCCTTCACAGCTTGTGGTACACAGCTGGAGCTTTAACACTTCAAG GTGCTGGTCCTCACCCCAGAGCTCTGTCGGGCCGcgtcatctgctgcagctggtggttATTCACTCTCGTCCTCTTGGCTAGCTATTTCTCCAACCTTAGCTCCTCCAAAATCTCAGAGTCCTCGCACCTAATGGTGAAAGGGTTTGAGGACTTGGCCAGTCAGGACACCATTGAGTACGGCTGTCTGGCTGGCTCTTCTACGCTCGCTTTTTTCAAG AACTCGAACAATCCTGTGTACCGCCGAGTCTACGAACACATGGAGAGGACGAAGAGTTTTGTGTCATCTATGGACGAAGGGGTCCGACGTGCAAAGGAAGGAAACTTCGCCTTTATTGGGGAGTCTGTGTCTCTGGACTTGGCTGTAGCGCGTCATTGTGACCTGGTCAGGGCACATGAAGTTGTTGGCATGAGGGGATACAGCATTGCCGCCAGCATCG GCTCACCCATCATCAAGAACCTCAGTGTGGCCATCCTGCAGCTGAGCGAGGCTGGGGAGCTGACGTACCTGCGGAGCAAGTGGTGGGCCAGCAGCTGCATGGCCGACAGGGCCCGGTCGCTGTCTGCGCAGCCACACGGCCTCAGGGGGATGTTCCTGGTGCTGTctctgggcctgggcctgggaaCTCTGCTGGCTGTCCTAGAGCTCACCTCCAAAAGTCGCAAAAACGCAGTGGAGCAGAAA AAACCCTGCTGCACTTTGCTGACTGAAGAACTGAGTCTGCGCCTGAGGACCAGCAGTGCTCACAAACTCCAGGAAAACgtggacaaagacaaagaaaaggcaTAG